GATGCGATACCGATCACCGAACCGCTCTCGGACGTCTTTCGGGAAGTAGAGTCGTCCACGTTCGTCCGTGGACTTCGACATGGGGTCTTTGAGTTAGACGTGAATATACCAAAGCTCTCCCGTATATTCATCTGTATTCCCGTTCGAGCACTGCGACCCGGAACGCGCCTTCTTATCACTCGATCGCTGCCAGATCGAACTCGAAGGCGGCGACGGGTAGTTCGAGATCGTGTTCGACGAGCACCGACGGATGGAGTTCTCCGATAACACCAGCGTGTTCCCCATCGAGCACCACCGAAGCGGTCCGTCCGTCGAGGAAGCTGGGATGGGCAGTCGGCGGCGTTTCGAGGGTCACACCGAGCGCGTCGGCGACCGATTGAAGGCGGGCTTTCGCGTCTTCGTAGCTGGCATCGGTGCGCGCGAGAACCGCCGCGACCGTCCGGCGTTCGTGGACCTTCGTCTCCTCACGTTCGTCGACGCGGGCGGACAGTCCGATCTCGGAGAGGTCCTGTGGATAGCTCCGGTGGGTGTTGTTTTCGAGTACCATCAGAAGCGATGGAAGCGCCCACGTTCGAACGATGGTGTACTGCTCGCTGTACGGTTCAGTGATCATCGGCGGCCGATTGACACCGAACGCGTCGCTGTCGCCTGGATCGATCTCCACGTTCATCCGATCGAAACATTCCTGTTCGCTTGAGAGGTGGAAGTTCAGCATGTCCTCGAAGCCCAGCCCGGCAAGCACGTCACGAACTGCGTCCTCTCGTCGTGTGCGGTCGTGACAGCCGCCAATGGTGCTTACGTCGGGATAGCGTGGTTCGAGATCGTTGAAGCCGTAGGCCCGGCCGATGTCGTCGACGATGTCGATCGCGTGGAGCACATCGACCCGATAGGGCGGAACTGCGACCTCGTAGGTTCGATCGTCACCGATGTCGGCGTCGAGTCCAGCTCGTTCGAGGTAGTCGACCACGTTGTCCGTGCTGAGATCGATTCCGAGCACTGACTCGATGCGTTCGTGAGAGACGGTTTTGTGTGTAACCGAAAGGTCCGGACGGTCCAACTGTCGGTCGGGATAATCAACCGTAACGCGCTCGACACGACCACCACGCGCATCGAGTGCGTAGCAGATGATGGCACACATCTTGTCGATGGTCCATTGGTCGGTCCCGGTTAGTTCGATGAACAGATCCCGGGAGTCGGTTGAGACCTCCGTCCGTCTGCCGTTGATAACCGGTGGGAACGAGAACAGCCCGATGTCGTCGTAGATCGCGGGATACCGCTCGTACTCCGTGACGAGTTCGGAATACGTCTGGCCGGTCGGATGATCCGAAAGCACGTCCGCAGGCGTGAGTTCGGCGTCGCTATCCAACGGAACGAATCGGTCGCCATCGGGTTCGACGCCTCGATACGTGATCGACTTCGCGCGACTGTCGCCGCCATGGTGTCCTTTGAGCATCGTGAGATCGTGAACCCCGATCGCTCCTTTCGCGCGTTGGCGACCCATCGTTGCGTGGAGTTTCTCCTGCAGTTGGATGAGAGACTGGAGTTCACCCTCGTGCATGTCGAGTCCACGGACGACCGCACCGGTGACGTACGGGCGCTGTTCGGGAACGGATTCTTCGACTTCGATGACCCATTCGGAATCGTTGGTGGTCGGAACGTACACCCCTCGATCGTGGCCGTACTGGTACCGGAGCGAACGCGCCACACCTTCGACGCTGAGACGGTCGAGTCGGTCGGGGGCGAACTCGAACTGGAGCTCACCCTCTTCAGTTTCTCCCTCGAACTCCAACCCCAACGCGAACAGATCGCGCTTTAACGCATCGTCATCTTTCTCGGTCGCGGCGAGCTGTCGGAGTTCGTCGGTGTCGATATCAACAACTGGCATCAGTAAGTCACCTCCGCAGTTCGCAGGAACTCAAGATCAGTGAGCGTCCCGTGGAGATCTCGGATGTCCTCAGCACCGGTGATGAGCATTGCGAGTCGTTCGAGCGCAAGTCCCCATGCCATCACATCACAGTCTACGCCAAGTGGTTCGAGTACTTCCGGGCGGAACAACCCACTATTGCCGATCTCGATGAGTTCACCCGTCGTCGGATGACGCCCGAACAGCTCGAAACTCGGCTCGGTGTAGGGGTTGTAGTGGGGTTTGAATCGGATGTCCGTGATCCCGAACTGCCGGTAGAACTCCGTGAACGTTCCCATCAGATCACGCACAGAAAGCTTCTCGGCCATCACCAATCCCTCGATCTGGAAGAACTCTAAGAGATGAGTCGCGTCGAGTGTGTCGTTTCGGTACGCCTTTTCGACGCTGAAATACCGCTGTGGTGGTTCGAAATCGCCAGCCGCTTCGCCAGCGAGATATCGCATCGATAGCGACGTTGTATGACCGCGCAGCGCGAGCTCTCGTGCGAAGTCCTCGTCCCACGGGGAATGATATCCCTCGCTCT
The sequence above is drawn from the Halocatena salina genome and encodes:
- the pheT gene encoding phenylalanine--tRNA ligase subunit beta, producing the protein MPVVDIDTDELRQLAATEKDDDALKRDLFALGLEFEGETEEGELQFEFAPDRLDRLSVEGVARSLRYQYGHDRGVYVPTTNDSEWVIEVEESVPEQRPYVTGAVVRGLDMHEGELQSLIQLQEKLHATMGRQRAKGAIGVHDLTMLKGHHGGDSRAKSITYRGVEPDGDRFVPLDSDAELTPADVLSDHPTGQTYSELVTEYERYPAIYDDIGLFSFPPVINGRRTEVSTDSRDLFIELTGTDQWTIDKMCAIICYALDARGGRVERVTVDYPDRQLDRPDLSVTHKTVSHERIESVLGIDLSTDNVVDYLERAGLDADIGDDRTYEVAVPPYRVDVLHAIDIVDDIGRAYGFNDLEPRYPDVSTIGGCHDRTRREDAVRDVLAGLGFEDMLNFHLSSEQECFDRMNVEIDPGDSDAFGVNRPPMITEPYSEQYTIVRTWALPSLLMVLENNTHRSYPQDLSEIGLSARVDEREETKVHERRTVAAVLARTDASYEDAKARLQSVADALGVTLETPPTAHPSFLDGRTASVVLDGEHAGVIGELHPSVLVEHDLELPVAAFEFDLAAIE